The window CCGTGGTGGTCGTCGTTTCCGAGGTGGACGTCGTGGTCGTCGTCTCCGGGGAGGTGGTGTCCGTCTCCTCCGCCAGCGCGGCCGGCGTGGCGGCGAAGGTGGCCAGCGCCGCCGCCGAAACGACACCCGCGACCCGGTTCAGCGTTCTACCCACAACGACTCCCAACGGCGGTTGACCTGCGATGCCGCGACTATCGAGGATTCACCCGGCCGTGTTACTCCGGAAGGGCGGCCGCCAGGTCACGCCACAGGTCCTCGGGGTCTTCGAGGCCGACGCTGAACCTGATCAGTCCCGCCGGGACGCGCTCCTCGCCCGGGAGCCACGCCCGCCGTTCGACCAGGCTTTCGACGCCGCCGAGGCTCGTCGCCGGGACGATCAGCCGGACCGACGCGCAGACCCGGTCCGCCGTCTCGGCGTCGGCCACCTCGAACGACACCATCATCCCGAAGCCCGGGTACCGCACCCGCGTCACCGCCGGGTGCGAGCCGAGGCGCGAAGCCAGCAGCGCGGCGGTGCGGGACTGCTCGGCCAGCCGCACCGGCATGGTCCGCAGCCCCCTGAGGGCGAGCCACGCCTCGAGCGCGCCCGGCGTCGAGCCGACGCGCGTCCGGGCCCCGCGAAGCTCCTCCGCGACCGCCGGGTCCTTCGCCACCGTGATGCCCAGCAGCAGGTCGCTGTGCCCGCCGATCAGCTTGGTCGCGCTGTGCACGACGATGTCGGCGCCCAGCTCCAGGGGCCGCTGCTGCAACGGCGTCGCGAAGGTGTTGTCGACGA of the Amycolatopsis sp. NBC_01488 genome contains:
- a CDS encoding trans-sulfuration enzyme family protein, with the translated sequence MDDWTPRTKAITAGRPHGPGEPLNTPLVATSTYQAGGDFVYARGDGTPTWHALEEAVGALEGGHATAFASGVATLSAVLDLLPVGSRVVVPTFSYAVTRGVLAHAQKLGKLAVTELEPTDTEAWVAEAATADLVWLESPTNPTLDVMDIETIAAAARGRVVVDNTFATPLQQRPLELGADIVVHSATKLIGGHSDLLLGITVAKDPAVAEELRGARTRVGSTPGALEAWLALRGLRTMPVRLAEQSRTAALLASRLGSHPAVTRVRYPGFGMMVSFEVADAETADRVCASVRLIVPATSLGGVESLVERRAWLPGEERVPAGLIRFSVGLEDPEDLWRDLAAALPE